Proteins found in one Canis aureus isolate CA01 chromosome 19, VMU_Caureus_v.1.0, whole genome shotgun sequence genomic segment:
- the LOC144291219 gene encoding uncharacterized protein LOC144291219 isoform X1, producing the protein MPKQPVQKEHSVNLSCQKAKKEDICSIEFMVTRAHVVNSHHNKNVSIPPLPRSSSYLHNHCGKQLRARTVSSSSSHWITLLGSHVARFTWKPGDPEPVDVMHFCQPPRTQKTLEEWKVEPEEQTEALSWSCVSSSPRRGGGEVGVEGGTVKSWMQKDFGKCQAFV; encoded by the exons ATGCCAAAACAACCAGTCCAGAAGGAACATTCGGTCAATCTGTCTTGTCAGAAAGCCAAAAAAGAAGACATTTGTTCGATTGAATTCAT GGTTACAAGAGCTCACGTAGTCAACAGCCACCACAACAAAAATGTGTCCATTCCCCCCCTCCCAAGATCTTCGTCTTATCTCCAtaaccactgtggaaagcagttgAGGGCAAGAACTGTGTCATCTTCTTCATCACACTGG ATCACCCTTCTGGGGTCCCATGTGGCCAGATTCACCTGGAAGCCTGGGGACCCAGAGCCTGTGGATGTAATGCATTTCTGTCAGCCTCCCAGAACACAGAAGACTCTAGAAGAGTGGAAAGTAGAGCCAGAGGAACAGACAGAAG cGCTGAGCTGGAGCTGTGTTTCTTCATCTCCAAGAAGAGgcgggggtgaggtgggggtagAGGGTGGTACAGTGAAATCATGGATGCAGAAGGACTTTGGAAAATGTCAAGCCTTTGTGTAA
- the LOC144291219 gene encoding uncharacterized protein LOC144291219 isoform X2, translating into MQLEQEEECGLTGHSVAARNHRSPLCTSPPKSTLSLRRCCQRPCLNTMPKQPVQKEHSVNLSCQKAKKEDICSIEFMVTRAHVVNSHHNKNVSIPPLPRSSSYLHNHCGKQLRARTVSSSSSHWITLLGSHVARFTWKPGDPEPVDVMHFCQPPRTQKTLEEWKVEPEEQTEALSWSCVSSSPRRGGGEVGVEGGTVKSWMQKDFGKCQAFV; encoded by the exons AGAAACCACCGGTCCCCATTGTGCACAAGTCCTCCAAAGTCAACCTTGTCATTACGCAGATGCTGTCAGAGGCCGTGTCTGAACACCATGCCAAAACAACCAGTCCAGAAGGAACATTCGGTCAATCTGTCTTGTCAGAAAGCCAAAAAAGAAGACATTTGTTCGATTGAATTCAT GGTTACAAGAGCTCACGTAGTCAACAGCCACCACAACAAAAATGTGTCCATTCCCCCCCTCCCAAGATCTTCGTCTTATCTCCAtaaccactgtggaaagcagttgAGGGCAAGAACTGTGTCATCTTCTTCATCACACTGG ATCACCCTTCTGGGGTCCCATGTGGCCAGATTCACCTGGAAGCCTGGGGACCCAGAGCCTGTGGATGTAATGCATTTCTGTCAGCCTCCCAGAACACAGAAGACTCTAGAAGAGTGGAAAGTAGAGCCAGAGGAACAGACAGAAG cGCTGAGCTGGAGCTGTGTTTCTTCATCTCCAAGAAGAGgcgggggtgaggtgggggtagAGGGTGGTACAGTGAAATCATGGATGCAGAAGGACTTTGGAAAATGTCAAGCCTTTGTGTAA